From the Eschrichtius robustus isolate mEscRob2 chromosome 3, mEscRob2.pri, whole genome shotgun sequence genome, the window GATTCCTGTAACGTGGCTCCTCCTGCCACACATGGGCACAGAGCTGCCCTCAGGTTCTGGAGGCCTCAGAGGTACCCTGGGCCCTGGCTTCCCCAGGGCTTTCTCCTCTCTGGTCTCAGCTGTGCCCTGATTCTCTTGGTTTTGACATTTCTAGACCTTTCTCTGAGCTCCACGCTCctgttttttggtgtgtgtgtgtgtgtgtgtgtacttcagTTTCCCTAAGATGTCGGTGTAGACTGTCCCAGTGCCTGTAAGTGCCCCTGCCATGTGTGCCAGCCCTGACCTCAGGAGAGAATCACACATACCCCCTCCCTTGTCTttgccctcccttcctctctggctCCTCTTGCTCTGGCCCTAGTTGGGGCTCAGTGACCCAGGCCCCTCTGTTGCCCCAGAGGTTTcaccctctccctcttctctgagAAGCTCGGACTCTAGAAAAGACTCTGCCCACAGATATCTCACAGAATTTTCAGGATGcatgcagggggtgggggctcCTATGCATTTTCCCTCAAATGCACCGCTGAGTAATGAGGGCAGGTAACAAAAGAGGAGCCCAAGAGGCCTTGGGTTGGGAGGGGAAGCTGGAGAGATTTTCTcacaggctgggctgggctgggccaaaTGGCTGAGGTGGCCGCTCCCTGGTCCAATCTCCTGGGTCCAGGACTGTAACTTCCTCGTCATCTCAGGCTGGCAGGCAGGCAAGTACTGGAGAAGCAGAGCCAGGAGGAAGGGCCTGCCCAAGGGGAGCCTCCGTCTCAGGGTGGACACACAGCTACTGCTTTCAGAGGACCCCCAGTCTGATGGGGGAGTCCCAGTCCCTGCCCTCCGAGATCTCCTGGGAAAAATAAATGTCTCTTCTGTCTGCCATTCTCaacaactttattcagaaagagaCAAGCTAGGCAGAGAAACAAGAGCAGATGCCCCAAATAGACAGACAGAGCTCCAGCCGCAAGGGCCTGGGAAAGGCTTGAAAAAAGACCTCtccagggtgggagtggggagtcaAGTTGAGGcgggaagggtaggctggggaGCCAGCAGCCTGGATTCAGGCCAGACAGAGCTGGAGTCAAGGATGGGGTGAGAGGGGAGGAGGTGATGCCGAAGATAAAGAAAGGGCTCAGGCTGACAAGTTAAGACTCTTCTGGGTTAAACCAAACACAAAACTGGCATCCAGAAGGCTCAGCCTGATTCATTCTTCCATTTCTGAAAACAGCACCATCAGCGACCAAAGCCAgacagccattctttttttttttttttcataaatttatttgtatttatttatttcttatttttggctgtgttgggtctttgttgctgcacgcgagctttctctagttgcagcgagcgggggctgctcttggttgcggtgcgcgggcttctcatcgcggtggcttctcttgttgcggagcatgggctctagagcgtgcaggcttcagtagatgtggcgtgtgggctcagtagatgtggctcacgggcttagttgctccgcagcatgcgggatcttcccagaccagggcttgaacccgtgtcccctgcattggcaggcggattcttaatcactgcgccaccagggaagcccccagacagCCATTCTTGACACCTCCCTTTTTCTTCCTCCATTCTAATGCATCACAGTCTGCACCCTCCCCCGAATTTTTCTCCACCTTCTGCCCAAGCATCTCACCAGTCTTCTGATGGCTTTCCTTCACTCCCCCTTTTCTCTGTTCCATCTCCACCTGGCTGCCAGAAGAAAATCCTTAGAACACAAATGAAATGCCACCCCTTTTTTAAAATCCTTCAACGGCTTCTCATTGCTCTTAGAGTAAAATAAGAAATAGTggcaattccctggtgatccagtggttaggagtctgcgcTCTCAcggctgagggcccgggttcgatccctggtcaggaactgagatcccacaagccgcgcaaggcgcagccagaaaaaaagaaagaaaggaaaagaaaagaaatacttacTGTGGCCCTCAGGTCCTTCAGGTTCCGCACGATCCAGCCACTGATGGCCCCCAGCTGCCAGGCACTCCAGTTATGGGACCTTGAACAGCCCCAAACTGTCCTTAAGGACTTTACCCTGTGGTTCTCTCTGCCTAGAGCACCTTCCCCTCTGCTCTACCCCACTGAGTCCTCCAGGGCCCCCCTAAGTGCTTTGTCCTCCAAAACACCTGCTCTTCTGATGCTCTGCCCACCCCCAATCTAAATGAGGTCTTCTCTATGGCACTCTCTCCCTCTACTCCGCTTCTCCTTCATAGCACCTACCACAACAGGTAAttgcatatttttttattttttatttttttttggctgcattgggtcttagttgtggtacgtggggtcttcgttgaggcgtgcggggtcttcgttgtggtgcatgggcttctctctagttgtggcacccaggcgCCTGAGCtcgtgagctctgtagtttgcggcacacaggctctctagttgaggcgcgcgagctcagtagttgtggttcatgggcttagttgccctgcgacatgtcggatcttagtttcctgaccagggatccaacatgcgtcccctgcattgtaaggtgaaTGCTTTACCACTGGATgaccaaggaagtcccttgcATATTTATTGATGCATTTACTTTTTAACCATCTTTCCCTACTAAAGGTctgttcccctcccccccacaggccccatgagggcagagatcttgtccattttattcatttctgtgtTTCCAGTACCTAGCAGGGTGCCCAGCTCCTAGGAGGCTCTCAGGAAACAGTAgttggatgaataaacaaaagggcccctcacctcccccaccccacactcAGGGAGGGGACTTGCTTACCCAAGGACTCTGCACACTGTCTGCCCGCTCCCTGGCCCTGACCCTCTGCCCTCAGCTGCCGAATGTGGCCTCTCTTGGGGCAGGAGCAGGAGACTCTGGCCCCAGGGCATCCCGGTCTTGCAGGGAGAAGAGGCTCCCCAGCCGACACAGAGACTCTGAAGCTTGACCACTGACTGTCTGTGCTGATGGAGGGAGAGGCCACTTCAGGCCGTGTGAGGAGCTAAGCTTTGGAGAAGCAGCTGAATGCCAGTGGGTGAGAGGGCGGCATACCATGCAGGGGAGGTTGGAGCTGAGGCCTGCCTGGAGGAACACACACCCgaaagggcagggaccatgtcttgaAGGGCCTCTAATACCTGTTTGGACTTTATTTTGGACAAAAAGATGGGGTGCAGCTAAGGGGattttgtgtcttgtttattgttttttaaacaggGCTCTGACataataaaatgtatgttttgaAGGATCCTCTGGCAGCACTGTGGAGGATAGATCAGAGACACTAAGagcttactattttttttttaaattttattttattttaatttatttttggctgcgttgggtctttgttgctgcgcccgggatttctctagttgtgacgagcggggctttctctagttgcggcaggcgggggctgctctttgttgtagtgcgcgggcttctcattgtggtggcttctcttgttgtggagcacgggctctacgtgtgcaggcttcagtagttgtggctcaagggctctagagcgcaggctcagtagttgtggcgcacgggcttagttgctccgcggcacgtgggatcctcccggcccagggatggaacccgagtcccctgcattggcaggcggactcccaaccactgcgccaccaaggaagccctaagaGCTTACTATTGCTAAGTGCTATGTACGTAatgatatttactttatttaactATTACAACATCCTTGTGAGGTAGATGTTATATATAATTGCTATTTTCTAGATTAGAAGCCTGAGACTCATAGCAGCCCTCTTCATTGGAAAAGTGCTCCTTCCCATCCCATGGGATTCTGATGGGATTGTTAATCACCGAGCCAGACCTGTTCCTTGGCCATGGGTGTGGCATGAGGTCCAGGCCTGGACAATCAGTGGGCCCCTTGCTCTGCCAACAGCAACTAGACCAAGGGTCCAAGGGATGGTCATGTGATATAAGCAGAACCAGACTGAGTCCTTCTGGGATGTTGAAGATATAGACCCCGGGAGAGAGTCCCACTTCTTTTTGGATCTCAAGAGGTAACCATGTAAGCTTGGGGCATATGAAGCCAATTTCCTATGATTTAGAGAATATTTCTGTGTGATAGGATTGAAGGTGACCAATGTACAAAGAAACAGAGGTGAGCAGGATGGATGCAAAGGGAGAGGCTGACGTACTTGTTTGGGTCCCTGGATTTAGCCACACCTGAAGCTAGACCCAGCTGAAACTTCCCAGTGCATAAGCTATTAAATTACATTATTTTGTGTTTAGTTCAAAACTATACATGTACTCCCCCACCATGTTCAGAGTAGCAcaatttgcaatagccaagacatggaaaaaaatccaagtgcccatcaacggaCGATTGGcctaagaagatgtggcatgcatatatatatatatatatatatatatatatatatatatatatacacacacacacacacactatggaatattacccagccataagaaagaataaaatattgtcatttgcagcaacatggatggacatagagattattatactaagtgaagtaagtcagacagagaaagacaaatattatatatcacttacatgtggaatctaaaaaaataatacagggaattccctggtggtccagtggttaggactccacacttccactgcagggggccagggttcactccctggtcagggaactaagatcccgcaaaccaggcagtgtggccaaaaataaataataataataatacaaatgaacttgtttacaaaacagaaacagactcacagacatagaaaacaaatttatggttaccaaaggggaaaggggatgggggagggataaattaggagtatgggaataacagatacacactaacatataaaataggtgaaccacaaggatttactgtatagcacagggaactatattcagtatcttgtaatagcctaaaatggaaaagaattgaaaaaaaaaatatatatatatatccgaatcactttgctgtacacctgaaactaacacaatattgtaaaccagctatacttcaattaaaaacaaaaacgaaaacaaaaaatccagacgactgaagctcagagacactaagtaacttgtctgaggtcacacaactagcaagtggcagaaccaggatttgaacctctcTTATTCTAACACTTGTGCTCATTTCGCCCTGTCACAGCATGATAATGTAAAGAGCAAACAGGCAAACCAGTTAGGAGGTGAGCAATGAGAAAGCATGGTCTAGGGCAGTGGCCTGGGGAAGCAGGGCAGGCATTTGAGAGAGATCATGATGGAATTTGGGAAGACACGGGACAGACCTGAGTgtggaggctcagggaggtgagtGGGAGGAGGACCCAAGGGGCCTGGAAGACCCAGGAGACAGGGCAGATGGGGCAGAGTGAGGGATCTCAAGGCAGAGATGGGTTTGTCTCAGACACAGAGGATATCTGGGCAAGAGCAAGGCCAGCCTGTGGGTGGTGACGAGCTCATCTGGAACCAGGTGGGAAGCCAAGGCCAGGCCCGGGGTCGTCCACAGATTGGGattggaggagagagaaggaacaactggaggaggaggaagctgtGTCACCATCATGGGAGAAGGTGGGAATCAGTTCCCCAGCACCTGCTCAGAGTCAGGGGTGCCCTGGTGGCCTTGGAAGCCAGAGCAGGAGAcaaaggaggctggaggaggggaagtGAAGGTCATGCTCATGGATTCAGCAGCAAATGAGGGGGTGGTGATGAGAAAGGTGAAGGGAAGGTGGTTCCCTCCCAGGTGTGTGAGTCGCACCGGTGCTGCTGAAACATCGACTCTCTCACACTGCAATTCAGAGGCGAAGTTGAACTCAGGTGACTTACCCAACCCCTTCCCAGTGAGCCAGAGAcaggttttattttctaaaacgttttaataaaattaaccaaTAAATATTCTACACTGTATGGGCTACAGGGACAAAGAGTGGAAGACAGAGGGCCGGTCTTCCCAGTCGGGCCCTCGGGTCCCCttgcagaaaaagagagagacggTGCTCTGGGCTGGCTTGGGGCTGGGACTGCTCACTTGGGATGGGGGGAGTGATTCTGGAATGGGTGATCTGGGGTCCTGCCATCCATCCCACTTTGTTGGTGtatgggaggagaggaggggccaAAAAAAGCAGAGCCCCTGCAGGAGGCATCCTAGCACCCCCAGAAGTgactggggtgaggggagagctAACCTAGAAGGAAGGAACTGGGGAGGGGCAGCCCATGGGGCAATGAAGCAGGGAGCATGGGCTGGTGGCGGGATCTGGCGGCTCTTGGGCCACAGCCACTCACTCTCGGACATAGACCCTGGTGCACACAATGTCGTCCGCCGTCATGGTCTGAAAGGGGAGAAGTCATTGTTAGCCCGGGAGACCCCTGGGTCCTGTGCTTGGGAGCAGCAGGGTTGAGTGGAGGTGTTCTGCTTGACCTCCAGGTCCAAACCTACTTCTTGGCTCAGGACTGACAGGTAAGAGCTGGTCACAAAATGCCTGGGCATCATGGGATGTAGGACAATACAGCCCCAGGGGTCCATCCTAAGTCTTTCTCCCCAAGCCAGGAAGATCCCCGCAGAGAACTGTTGGGACCTCTCAGCGCATGTCCTTTGCTCCACACGGAAGGGACACACTTTTATGTTTGCACAAGGACACTGTATGGGACAGGGACAGCCTAGTCCTGCCCCAGCAGCCTCATAGGAGACGGGGAGACCAGCCACAGTTGTTCTTAAATCTCCTGCACCCTGGAATGTCCTGGAAAATCTCTGAAGGTAGCACTGGTCTTGCTCTGAGCTGAGAGGAGGCAGGCCTTACCAGGATCAGCTCTCCATCATTGGTCAGTTCTCTGGTCCAGGAGGTCTTGGGACCCTCTCCCTTCAAAAGCCTCTGCTCGCAGACCATTTTGTTCTCACTCTCCCATTTTACCAGGCTCTGCATGAGAGGGTGGTCAAGTGAGGTGGGCCCACAGCAGGGACAATGCTGTGAGAGGTATAGGGGATGCACCCCGTTTCTACCCACCACCACTATCTAGGTACTTTCTCCATTGGAACTGGAGGAAAGACTCTAGGAAAAGACTGGAAAATGTCATGTTGAGAGGCAGGGCAATAGATGCCATGACCCTGAGGGACCCCGTCCCGGCACGCACCTTACAGGGTCTCCCGTCCACAGTCTGCTCCTCAAACTCTTCTCCGATATTGAAGTTGATCTCCGTGGTACGCACGGTGGTAGAGGTTTTGATGTAGAAAGTGTCTCCCTCCTGTTTGATCTCCACTGCTGGCTTGGATGCTGCAGCCACAGCGATCTTCCTCAGCATCACGTTTACccctggagggagaggaggggctcGACTTTTATGGGCGCTCCAGGCACCTGTCTCACACTCTCCCCAGGGACAGCAGGAGCAGGCTAAACTGTGGGCagctgggaagaggggcaagctgCCTGGGTGTCCAAGAAAGTACCTTGGAGGAAGGGCAGGTGGTACAGCCCTGATGGCTGGTGGGTTCAGGGAGGAGCGACAGAGAGGCAGTGCCCTGCCCTTGGGAGTTTTGCTTCTAGCTACGGCCCCACCTGGATGAGTCAGCAGCCCTGGATCGGGATCCCCAAGTCTCAGCTCTTCACTCGATTCTTGGGGGCAGCTTCCCCCTATTCCTCTCATCCTGCTACAGCTCACCTTGGCTCAATTCACTTCACTTTTGGTCCTTTGTCCACCCTGCTGGAGACCATCTGCTGGGGTGGGCTCATCAGAGTCACTGCGTCTGCACCCCCGCCCAAGTGCAGGGCAGGCCTTCCCCAGCCAGGCCTCACTACTCACGTCCTGGAGCAGGGGCcacttccctctctgcccactcacCTCCCCTGTCTTGTGGCCTTTATTTGCTGAGTCTCTGTCCCTCCCCAGGATGAGAAGGAGCAGGGATTCTCAGCAGGGGAAGAGGTGGGACAGCTGTTTCCCCCTACAGAATGGTCAGCAGCCTGGGGACACCACAGGCTGTGAAATAAGATCCATTAGGCCATGATTTCCACCTGGCTCACCCTCCCTTGCaggctgggtgaccctgggcaaatggcttaacctctctgaaccttagattccacaactgtaaaatggagacagtaaCTTCTTCAAGAGCCTATCACATGGGATGATGTGTGTTTAGGCCCTAGCacacacagtgccaggcacatctTTATGTTTTCAGGAAACAATAGCTActcttattgttgttgttattttcacTGATAAaaggaaggcaaagaaaaagCCAGAGTTGGGGCTCAGACAAAGTTCCCTGCATCGGactcctgcccacctgccctcctGGAACAGAAAGggacactcccctcccctcccctgatgTGGGCCCGACTCCAGGAACAACCACCCCACTTCAGGGGTCAGGCCTTCTCATTCAGCCTCTGTGGATTCAGAGTCCCTGTGCTGTCCCCCTAGCTTTTCCCAGATTGGACCCCTTCTCTCTATTCCCTAGTTATTTAAAAGGGGTAGAGGAGCTGGAGAGAGCAGCCCTCTGACAGGAAGTCAAGCAAGCAGGGAGGCACCTCTAGTCAGGGCCCAGGTCCAAGCTCTACACCACTTCACCTGGCCTGGCCTCCTGCCCTGAACTGGAGCAGAATGCTTCAGGGAAGCAATGGGTGGGATGAGGGGCCAAGCTGGGCTGTGCCAGGCAAGTGGGATTCCCTATCTCCCAATGCGGTCCAGACCCCCTGGCCCTCCTCCAGACCTGGGTCCCTAGAGAAACAAATCCCCTTTCCCCTCGGCACCAGAGCAGACCCACTCTATTCcagacagaagggagtgggaggaagCCCTGTGCCTCAGGAGCCCCAGGAGCCCACTTCTTGGCTGCCGATCTCTTGGGTCCAGGGAGAAATGACTGCGGTTCCCAGGACCAATTGACTTGGTAAAAGAGACATATCCCACTCCACCTCCTTGGACAAAAAGACTACTTCACTCTCTGGTGCTACC encodes:
- the CRABP2 gene encoding cellular retinoic acid-binding protein 2, translated to MPNFSGNWKIIRSENFEDLLKVLGVNVMLRKIAVAAASKPAVEIKQEGDTFYIKTSTTVRTTEINFNIGEEFEEQTVDGRPCKSLVKWESENKMVCEQRLLKGEGPKTSWTRELTNDGELILTMTADDIVCTRVYVRE